A window of Aerococcus urinae contains these coding sequences:
- a CDS encoding V-type ATP synthase subunit A, translating into MGENTIYAINGPIVTVKGNTDFSMQELVHVGKSRLVGEVIRIDQAKTTIQVYEETAGLKPGEPIYGSGSAMTVELGPGLLNNIYDGIERPLEDIAEASGFYIKRGVNVDSLDRQKAWQITPTVQVGDQVSAGDVIAEVQETQAIKHKIMVPNSVVGEVVDVVAPGSYTIEETLATIRQFNGEEYQVKAYQKWPIRTPRPVAKRLESTTPLLTGQRIIDTVFPIAKGGTAAIPGGFGTGKTTMQHQIAKFADADVIVYIGCGERGNEMTEVLEDFSKLIDPRSNAPLMERTVLIANTSNMPVAAREASIYTGLTIAEYYRDMGYDVAIMADSTSRWAEALRELSGRLEEMPAEEGYPAYLASRIATFYERAGDMETLNHDNGSVSIIGAVSPQGGDFSEPVTQNTKRFVRCFWGLDANLAHARHYPAINWMNSYSQYVDDLTAWYNKQVSEDFVENRSQMMALLHEEDELNEIVKLIGSDILPDSQKLTLQTARIIRLGFLQQNTFHEIDQAVPIAKQAKMLDVILYLHSRCQQLVQWGMPMSYIAKADIFNQLITMKFDVPNDDLDAFNHYYEDIDRFYEKAMQENG; encoded by the coding sequence ATGGGAGAAAATACAATTTATGCCATTAATGGCCCCATTGTTACCGTCAAGGGCAATACCGATTTTTCCATGCAAGAATTGGTCCATGTCGGTAAGAGTCGCTTAGTTGGCGAAGTCATTCGTATCGACCAAGCGAAAACCACCATCCAAGTCTACGAAGAGACCGCCGGCTTAAAACCAGGCGAACCTATCTATGGCAGTGGTTCTGCCATGACGGTTGAGCTGGGTCCTGGTCTCTTGAACAATATCTACGATGGGATTGAACGGCCCCTAGAAGATATCGCTGAAGCCAGTGGTTTCTATATTAAAAGAGGGGTCAACGTCGACTCGCTCGACCGCCAAAAAGCTTGGCAAATCACCCCGACCGTTCAAGTTGGTGACCAAGTATCAGCTGGGGACGTCATCGCTGAAGTCCAAGAAACCCAAGCCATTAAGCATAAAATCATGGTGCCTAATTCTGTCGTGGGTGAAGTCGTTGATGTGGTGGCTCCTGGGTCTTATACCATTGAAGAAACTCTAGCGACTATCCGCCAGTTTAATGGGGAGGAATATCAAGTCAAGGCCTATCAAAAATGGCCCATCCGTACTCCACGTCCTGTGGCTAAACGGCTGGAAAGTACTACCCCACTTTTAACTGGGCAACGGATTATTGATACTGTCTTTCCGATTGCTAAGGGGGGTACAGCGGCCATCCCAGGTGGATTCGGTACCGGAAAAACCACCATGCAACACCAAATCGCTAAGTTTGCTGATGCCGATGTCATTGTCTATATTGGTTGCGGGGAACGGGGTAATGAAATGACGGAAGTCTTGGAAGATTTCTCCAAACTGATTGACCCGCGTTCTAATGCCCCATTAATGGAACGGACCGTCTTAATCGCTAACACTTCCAATATGCCCGTGGCAGCCCGGGAAGCTTCGATCTATACCGGCTTAACCATTGCTGAATACTACCGGGATATGGGGTATGACGTGGCTATTATGGCCGACTCCACTTCCCGCTGGGCAGAAGCCTTACGTGAATTATCCGGGCGTTTGGAAGAAATGCCAGCTGAAGAAGGTTATCCTGCCTACCTGGCTAGTCGGATCGCCACCTTCTACGAAAGAGCCGGCGACATGGAAACCTTAAACCACGACAATGGTTCAGTGTCAATTATCGGGGCGGTCTCCCCTCAAGGTGGGGACTTCTCTGAACCCGTCACCCAAAACACCAAACGTTTCGTCCGTTGTTTCTGGGGATTGGATGCTAACTTAGCTCACGCTCGTCACTACCCAGCCATTAACTGGATGAATTCCTATTCCCAATACGTGGATGACTTAACGGCTTGGTATAATAAACAAGTTTCCGAAGACTTCGTGGAAAACCGCTCACAAATGATGGCCCTACTCCACGAAGAAGATGAATTAAATGAAATCGTTAAATTAATTGGTTCAGATATCTTACCTGATTCGCAAAAATTAACCCTGCAAACCGCACGGATTATTCGTTTAGGTTTCTTACAACAAAACACCTTCCACGAAATCGACCAAGCGGTGCCGATTGCTAAGCAAGCCAAGATGTTAGATGTGATTCTCTATCTCCATTCCCGCTGCCAACAATTGGTCCAATGGGGGATGCCCATGTCTTACATCGCTAAGGCTGATATCTTTAACCAATTAATTACTATGAAGTTTGATGTACCAAATGATGACTTAGATGCTTTTAATCATTATTATGAAGATATTGATCGTTTCTATGAAAAAGCAATGCAAGAAAATGGATAA
- a CDS encoding V-type ATP synthase subunit B translates to MAIEYLGLSSIEGPLVVVDGVRGAAYGDIVRFRTNRSDQKVGQIITIEGEHALIQVFDSTTGMSLDNTHTHFTGKGMELGLGPDILGRTFNGIGQPIDGLGAIHAEVSRDVNGAPLNPVSRIYPRDYIETGFSAIDGLTTLIRGQKLPIFSGDGMPHNQLAAQIAKQAKLGDGVDGEFAVVFAAMGVKHDVADFFKRSFEESGAMEHVTMFVNTADDPVMERLITPRMALTTAEYLAYDLGKHVLVILTDMTSFCEALREVSNAKQEIPSRKGYPGYLYSELATIYERAGIVKGRQGSVTQIPILTMPNDDITHPIPDLTGYITEGQVVLDRSIEGKNIYPPINPLPSLSRLMKDGIGDGYTREDHDAVSNQLFAAYSQAIDARSLASVIGEEELSDLDKKYLAFGEAFEQEFIGQKQDENRTITDTLNLGWDLLRSFPRTELNRMDSQLLDKYYENTTYSYKKDALDKDSKQDGED, encoded by the coding sequence ATGGCAATTGAATATTTAGGATTAAGTTCGATTGAAGGCCCTCTTGTCGTGGTCGACGGTGTTAGAGGGGCGGCTTACGGTGATATTGTCCGCTTCCGTACTAACCGTTCTGACCAAAAAGTGGGTCAAATCATCACAATTGAAGGCGAACATGCCCTGATACAGGTTTTTGACTCGACTACTGGGATGTCCTTGGATAACACCCATACCCACTTTACCGGTAAGGGAATGGAATTAGGCCTAGGTCCTGATATCTTAGGACGGACCTTTAACGGGATCGGTCAACCCATTGACGGCTTAGGCGCTATCCACGCTGAAGTGAGCCGTGATGTCAATGGAGCGCCCCTCAACCCCGTTTCACGGATCTATCCCCGTGACTATATCGAAACCGGTTTTTCCGCCATTGACGGACTAACGACTCTAATTCGCGGGCAAAAGCTACCGATCTTCTCCGGTGATGGGATGCCCCATAACCAACTCGCGGCCCAAATTGCGAAGCAAGCCAAGCTCGGTGACGGCGTAGACGGCGAATTTGCGGTCGTCTTTGCAGCCATGGGGGTTAAACACGATGTGGCCGACTTCTTTAAGCGGTCCTTTGAAGAAAGTGGCGCCATGGAACACGTGACCATGTTCGTCAATACCGCTGACGATCCCGTGATGGAACGTTTGATTACCCCACGGATGGCCCTTACCACTGCCGAATACTTGGCTTATGATTTAGGTAAGCATGTCTTGGTTATTCTGACCGATATGACTTCCTTCTGTGAAGCTTTACGTGAAGTTTCTAATGCTAAGCAAGAAATTCCATCCCGTAAAGGTTATCCTGGCTACCTCTATTCCGAGTTAGCTACTATCTATGAACGGGCAGGTATTGTTAAAGGGCGGCAAGGTTCAGTGACCCAAATTCCAATTCTAACCATGCCTAACGACGACATCACCCACCCGATCCCTGACCTTACCGGTTATATTACTGAAGGCCAGGTGGTATTGGACCGGAGTATTGAAGGGAAGAATATCTACCCACCAATTAACCCTCTCCCTTCCCTGTCCCGTTTGATGAAAGACGGGATTGGGGACGGTTACACGCGTGAAGACCATGACGCGGTATCTAACCAACTCTTTGCTGCCTACTCCCAAGCGATTGATGCCCGTTCGCTAGCATCGGTTATTGGGGAAGAAGAACTTTCTGACTTAGATAAGAAATACCTGGCCTTCGGGGAAGCCTTTGAACAAGAATTTATTGGGCAAAAGCAAGATGAAAACCGGACCATTACCGATACCTTAAACTTAGGTTGGGACCTGCTCCGTAGCTTCCCACGGACCGAGTTAAACCGGATGGATAGTCAATTACTCGACAAGTATTATGAAAACACCACTTATTCTTACAAGAAAGATGCCCTAGATAAGGATAGTAAGCAGGACGGTGAAGACTAA
- a CDS encoding V-type ATP synthase subunit D, producing MEVNHTPTKGNLMQVEKTLRLSKNGHELMDRKRMILMNEIMSLVQKAKKVQEQLKEAYQKAYECLFEAQREIGLHTIADWAQDVPQSDSLSLKVRSVMGSEVPEVDYQAEAMQPAYSFSQTTTIMDEARIAFEVVKDLEMQLAQVENAAYRLASNIQKTQKRVNALKNITIPQLQDAQRDISSALEEKEREEFTRLKVVKRILTAKDEAQKERMQSEA from the coding sequence ATGGAAGTCAACCACACCCCCACCAAGGGGAATCTCATGCAGGTTGAAAAAACCTTGCGCTTATCCAAGAACGGCCACGAATTAATGGACCGTAAACGGATGATTTTAATGAATGAAATCATGTCCCTGGTGCAAAAGGCTAAGAAGGTCCAAGAGCAATTAAAGGAGGCCTATCAAAAGGCCTATGAATGCCTCTTTGAAGCCCAAAGAGAGATTGGTTTACATACTATTGCGGACTGGGCCCAAGATGTGCCCCAATCCGATAGCCTTAGTCTCAAAGTCCGTAGCGTGATGGGCAGTGAGGTGCCTGAGGTCGACTACCAAGCTGAAGCCATGCAACCGGCCTATTCCTTCTCACAAACTACCACAATAATGGATGAAGCACGGATTGCCTTTGAAGTAGTCAAGGACTTAGAGATGCAACTGGCCCAAGTGGAAAACGCCGCTTACCGGCTAGCCTCAAATATCCAAAAAACCCAAAAACGGGTTAACGCCTTGAAGAATATCACTATTCCGCAATTACAAGACGCCCAAAGAGACATCTCCTCGGCCCTAGAAGAAAAGGAAAGAGAAGAATTCACCCGTCTTAAAGTGGTTAAACGCATCTTAACCGCCAAGGATGAAGCCCAAAAAGAACGCATGCAGTCTGAAGCATAA
- a CDS encoding YtxH domain-containing protein produces the protein MSNKTGAFLLGAIIGGSAAAVTALLFAPKSGKELRQDINDQANNLKDTAMDYADLAIEKGNTIYEATSDAANDIRVNLQESADTLKDSLQETGRVANEQYHKAKDDVKEAYDYTKEYVDEAAQDAKDEAKKAGKEVEEKSKDVADTAKKEAKDGKEEAKSQAKK, from the coding sequence ATGTCAAATAAAACAGGTGCATTTTTACTCGGAGCAATTATTGGTGGATCAGCAGCAGCTGTAACAGCTTTATTATTCGCACCAAAATCTGGTAAAGAATTACGTCAAGACATCAATGACCAAGCGAACAACTTAAAGGACACAGCTATGGACTATGCTGATCTTGCTATTGAAAAAGGAAACACTATCTACGAAGCCACTTCAGATGCAGCTAACGACATCCGCGTTAACTTACAAGAAAGTGCTGACACTCTTAAAGACTCCCTACAAGAAACTGGCCGTGTAGCCAACGAACAATACCACAAGGCTAAAGACGACGTTAAGGAAGCTTACGACTACACCAAGGAATATGTCGATGAAGCTGCTCAAGACGCCAAAGACGAAGCTAAAAAAGCAGGTAAAGAAGTCGAAGAAAAATCAAAAGACGTTGCGGACACCGCTAAAAAAGAAGCTAAAGACGGCAAAGAAGAAGCCAAGAGCCAAGCTAAAAAATAA
- a CDS encoding DUF948 domain-containing protein, giving the protein MTWSEIAAIIAAVSFAVLVVFLVLFIRQLTQTVKEVVNTVDEANKTIAVLRRDVDGISVEAQGLLNKTNQLLEDVNGKVAKVDPLFQAVGDVGVSISDVNDSTRDLVLNITNKADEKVDQAKAGYKKVRQASENSQVDPKVSGFEKIGKSAKLLKKKRDMRKAQEQSETKAF; this is encoded by the coding sequence ATGACATGGAGTGAGATAGCGGCAATTATTGCTGCAGTATCCTTCGCTGTTTTAGTGGTTTTTCTTGTTTTATTTATCCGTCAATTGACACAAACTGTTAAAGAAGTTGTGAATACAGTTGATGAGGCCAATAAAACAATTGCCGTTCTCCGACGCGATGTCGACGGTATCTCAGTAGAAGCTCAAGGCCTACTTAATAAGACCAACCAACTACTGGAAGACGTTAACGGTAAGGTAGCTAAGGTTGATCCTTTATTCCAAGCAGTGGGAGATGTTGGAGTTTCCATTTCCGATGTGAATGATTCTACCCGCGATTTGGTATTGAATATCACCAATAAAGCGGATGAAAAAGTTGATCAAGCCAAAGCGGGTTATAAGAAAGTGCGTCAAGCCAGTGAAAATAGCCAGGTTGATCCTAAGGTTTCTGGTTTTGAAAAGATTGGAAAATCAGCTAAATTACTTAAGAAAAAACGCGACATGCGTAAGGCCCAAGAACAATCTGAAACCAAGGCATTTTAG
- a CDS encoding mechanosensitive ion channel family protein, protein MQFISQWFTNYLGNIDIESILSHLLTTLLQLVLTVVLLYIIRRITVRLINTYFDKTARFSNNNYRSKTMKALLTNITQYVYYFLLGYSTLAILGVPVATLLAGAGIASIAVGIGAQGLVTDMVNGMFILLEHQLDVGDSVVIDQVSGIVEKIGIKTTVVRGFDGTMNFIPNRQIEVVVNNSRNPIRSEVDLSYFADTDINEFVAVIKKRLDDLAPDKNLSKPPVLLGVTRNVDHQLIYRIRFFCVNGSHEDIQSKYYEELTNALREAGIEQPDSQRAVSHISVDYKHAESKNEDK, encoded by the coding sequence ATGCAATTCATCAGTCAATGGTTCACTAATTATCTTGGCAATATCGATATTGAAAGTATTTTATCCCACTTACTCACCACCCTCTTACAATTAGTTCTCACGGTAGTCTTGCTATACATCATTCGCCGGATTACGGTGCGTTTGATTAATACCTACTTTGATAAAACTGCCCGTTTTTCTAACAATAACTACCGGTCAAAAACCATGAAAGCCTTGCTAACAAATATTACCCAGTATGTCTACTACTTCCTGCTTGGTTACTCTACCCTAGCCATTCTTGGCGTCCCAGTTGCCACGCTCTTAGCTGGTGCTGGGATAGCCAGTATTGCAGTAGGTATTGGTGCCCAGGGCTTGGTGACCGACATGGTCAACGGCATGTTCATTCTGCTAGAACACCAGTTAGACGTTGGTGATTCTGTAGTGATCGACCAAGTCAGCGGGATCGTGGAAAAGATTGGGATTAAAACCACTGTTGTTCGTGGATTCGACGGGACCATGAATTTTATCCCTAACCGCCAAATTGAAGTGGTAGTCAATAATTCCCGAAACCCTATCCGTAGTGAAGTCGATCTGTCTTACTTTGCTGATACCGATATCAATGAATTTGTCGCTGTCATTAAGAAACGTCTTGATGATTTGGCTCCTGACAAGAACCTGTCTAAGCCACCGGTTTTACTGGGAGTGACTCGCAATGTTGACCATCAACTTATTTATCGAATCCGCTTCTTTTGTGTGAATGGTAGCCACGAAGATATCCAAAGTAAGTATTACGAAGAGCTCACCAATGCTCTAAGAGAAGCAGGTATAGAACAACCTGACTCCCAAAGAGCGGTCTCTCATATCAGCGTCGATTATAAACATGCCGAAAGTAAAAACGAAGACAAATAA
- a CDS encoding metallophosphoesterase: MKILLISDSHGDSQILSDLVARYQDQVDLMLHCGDSELDPSDSIWNVIEPVKGNCDFGSYQPERIIDTPEGRLIYTHGHLYGVKAGVEKYAECAKKQGCQIAVYGHTHIMDDQVLDGVHLINPGSVRFPRGNYLIPTYAILDWQADQEEVTFYQRNGEKVPEKFLP, from the coding sequence ATGAAAATATTACTAATTTCAGATAGTCATGGGGATAGCCAAATCTTATCAGACCTGGTTGCACGCTACCAAGATCAAGTCGACCTCATGCTCCATTGCGGTGACTCTGAATTAGATCCTAGCGACAGTATTTGGAATGTGATCGAACCGGTGAAGGGCAATTGTGATTTTGGCTCCTACCAGCCTGAGCGGATTATAGACACACCAGAAGGCCGGTTGATATATACCCACGGTCATCTCTATGGCGTCAAGGCTGGGGTAGAGAAATACGCTGAATGTGCCAAGAAACAAGGCTGTCAAATTGCTGTCTATGGTCACACGCATATCATGGATGACCAGGTCCTTGATGGGGTACATTTAATTAACCCAGGTTCCGTACGTTTCCCCCGTGGCAACTATCTCATCCCCACCTATGCCATCCTAGACTGGCAAGCTGACCAAGAAGAAGTTACCTTCTACCAAAGAAACGGCGAAAAAGTCCCCGAAAAATTCCTGCCATAG
- a CDS encoding XTP/dITP diphosphatase has translation MANNDLLIATKNPGKAREFQQLFAPLGFTIKTLLDYPDIDDIPETGSSFLENASQKASTAAKRLQVPTIADDSGLEIVALNGEPGIYSARYAGLDKNDQANRQKVLLAMEAVPDGKRQAQFTCALVLSHSDGQIYKHYIGHLSGEILREERGSNGFGYDSIFYVPDYQKTTAEMDPDLKNKISHRGQAMAQLKADIEAGKVELQ, from the coding sequence ATGGCTAATAATGATCTTTTAATCGCCACCAAAAATCCTGGCAAGGCCAGGGAATTCCAACAATTGTTTGCCCCCTTAGGTTTTACTATCAAAACCCTCTTAGACTATCCGGACATTGATGACATTCCGGAAACGGGATCCAGCTTTTTAGAAAATGCTAGTCAAAAGGCCAGTACGGCAGCAAAACGCTTACAGGTTCCCACTATCGCTGATGACTCTGGCTTGGAAATTGTAGCCCTCAACGGGGAACCAGGAATCTATTCGGCCCGCTATGCCGGTTTAGACAAGAATGATCAAGCTAACCGGCAAAAAGTCTTATTGGCCATGGAAGCTGTTCCTGATGGCAAGCGTCAGGCCCAATTCACTTGTGCCTTGGTCTTAAGTCATTCGGATGGGCAAATCTATAAACATTATATTGGGCACTTGTCCGGAGAAATCCTAAGGGAAGAGCGGGGGAGTAACGGCTTTGGTTATGATTCAATCTTTTATGTTCCAGACTACCAAAAAACTACAGCCGAAATGGATCCTGACTTAAAAAATAAGATCAGTCACCGTGGCCAAGCCATGGCCCAACTCAAAGCCGATATTGAAGCAGGAAAGGTGGAATTGCAATGA
- the racE gene encoding glutamate racemase, producing the protein MKRPIGFLDSGVGGLTVVKEAMRQLPNESIIYIGDNARCPYGPRPVAEINEFTQELVDFLLEQNIKMLVIACNTATAVSLERIRERVNIPVIGVIHPGARAANRYSENGHIGILATEATINSHFYQNVLLDHNKHLTLYPLVCSKFVPLVESGQYSSPIAKKIVAESLYDLKQTAIDTLILGCTHYPLLAPLIQKFMGPEVRLVNSGAETVSDVSAILDLYNLAESSWNPEAATYQFYTTGGVALFKDIAKTWLQKDIPVSRIPLSQLEAKKE; encoded by the coding sequence ATGAAGCGTCCCATTGGTTTTCTCGATTCAGGAGTGGGTGGATTAACTGTTGTCAAAGAAGCTATGCGCCAGTTGCCCAATGAGTCGATAATTTATATTGGGGATAATGCCCGCTGTCCTTATGGGCCTAGGCCAGTGGCGGAAATTAACGAATTCACCCAAGAATTAGTTGATTTTCTCTTGGAGCAAAATATTAAAATGCTTGTGATTGCTTGTAATACCGCGACAGCAGTGTCACTGGAACGGATTCGTGAACGGGTGAATATTCCGGTCATCGGTGTGATCCACCCCGGTGCCCGGGCAGCAAACCGTTATAGTGAAAACGGCCATATCGGGATTTTGGCTACTGAAGCTACCATCAATAGTCATTTCTATCAAAATGTTTTACTAGACCATAACAAGCATTTAACCTTGTATCCCTTGGTCTGTTCCAAATTCGTGCCTTTAGTAGAAAGTGGCCAATATTCCTCGCCGATAGCTAAAAAAATCGTGGCCGAAAGCCTTTATGATTTGAAACAGACAGCTATCGATACCTTGATTCTGGGTTGCACCCATTATCCCTTATTAGCTCCACTGATCCAAAAATTCATGGGCCCAGAGGTACGTTTGGTCAATTCCGGAGCTGAAACCGTGAGTGATGTTTCGGCAATTCTCGACCTCTATAATCTAGCGGAATCTTCATGGAACCCGGAAGCCGCCACTTATCAGTTTTATACTACCGGAGGGGTGGCCCTGTTTAAGGACATTGCCAAAACCTGGCTGCAAAAAGACATTCCGGTCAGTCGGATTCCCCTCAGTCAATTAGAAGCAAAAAAGGAGTAG
- a CDS encoding sodium/glutamate symporter, whose translation MITINFDIVQTLGLAVLALFFGKWMTNVFPVLEEYSLPPAIVGGLAFALVNMFLRLTNLVTFNLDTSLSTLFMVVYFTTIGFSASIQALSRAKGVVMKFLFIAILAIFIQNILALVLGKFLGISGPLALLLGSPALVGGPGTAAAVSPTIVNLGYDNATSVGIIAATLGIVLGSLSGGPIASGIAKKYSLSAKDDNASANTSNRYHRHPQHQRLTAERIGYMLYGTLLVIFVGTFVTEIINTVVGKLVGGITFPVYIGPMIVAATARNISDAKERPILDDAALDVTSDISLNLFLALTMVGLELWTIIDMALPMLLIIVAETLVTLAFARYIVFYTMGKNYDSAVMTAGFIGFGMGSSSNAMACMRQITHEYGASPLAFLAVSIVGALFIDFINIFAIYGFIHLIA comes from the coding sequence ATGATTACAATTAATTTTGATATCGTTCAGACACTCGGCCTCGCAGTGCTTGCCTTATTTTTTGGTAAGTGGATGACCAATGTCTTTCCGGTGCTCGAAGAATATTCCCTGCCCCCTGCCATTGTAGGTGGCTTAGCCTTTGCCTTAGTCAATATGTTCCTACGCTTGACTAACCTGGTCACATTTAACTTGGACACTTCCTTATCTACCCTATTTATGGTGGTATACTTTACCACAATTGGTTTTTCCGCTAGTATCCAAGCCTTGTCTCGGGCTAAGGGTGTGGTGATGAAGTTCCTCTTTATTGCCATTTTAGCCATCTTTATCCAAAATATTCTGGCCCTGGTTCTGGGGAAATTCCTAGGTATTTCTGGCCCCTTAGCCCTATTGCTCGGTTCTCCAGCCTTAGTCGGTGGCCCAGGGACGGCGGCAGCTGTCTCCCCTACCATTGTCAACTTGGGTTACGACAATGCCACCTCAGTAGGGATTATTGCAGCTACTCTGGGAATTGTGTTGGGCTCACTTTCTGGTGGCCCAATTGCCTCAGGTATTGCCAAAAAATACTCCCTATCCGCTAAAGATGACAATGCCTCGGCAAATACCAGCAACCGCTACCACCGCCATCCCCAACACCAACGCTTAACCGCTGAACGGATTGGTTATATGTTGTATGGCACCTTACTCGTCATTTTTGTGGGAACCTTTGTCACCGAAATTATTAACACCGTAGTGGGTAAATTAGTGGGAGGAATCACCTTCCCCGTTTATATTGGCCCAATGATTGTGGCAGCTACCGCTCGTAATATCTCTGACGCCAAGGAACGGCCTATCCTTGATGATGCCGCTCTGGATGTAACTTCAGATATTTCACTCAATCTCTTTCTGGCCCTAACCATGGTGGGATTAGAGTTATGGACCATTATTGATATGGCCCTACCGATGCTTTTAATTATTGTGGCAGAAACACTAGTTACTCTGGCTTTTGCTCGTTATATTGTCTTTTATACGATGGGTAAGAACTACGACTCAGCCGTGATGACCGCAGGATTTATTGGCTTCGGGATGGGGTCCTCCTCCAATGCCATGGCCTGCATGCGGCAAATCACCCATGAATATGGCGCTAGCCCATTAGCCTTTCTTGCAGTTTCTATCGTAGGGGCACTCTTTATTGACTTTATCAACATCTTTGCTATCTACGGCTTCATCCATCTGATTGCTTAA
- the mgsA gene encoding methylglyoxal synthase: MRIALIAHDSKKELMIQLTTAYQNILSQHDLVATGTTGKCISQATGLKVHCYQSGPLGGDQQIGAEVSQNQIDCVIFLRDPLTAMPHEPDVNALIRLCDVYNVPLATNIGSAEVLVRGLGAGLINWRANYADGEVNRDIRENLSHGSVNRPLKED; encoded by the coding sequence ATGCGGATAGCACTCATTGCCCACGACAGTAAGAAAGAATTAATGATCCAATTAACCACTGCCTACCAGAATATTCTAAGTCAGCATGACTTAGTGGCGACCGGGACCACTGGCAAGTGCATTAGTCAAGCGACTGGTCTCAAGGTCCATTGCTACCAATCTGGCCCCTTAGGCGGTGACCAGCAAATTGGTGCTGAAGTTTCACAAAATCAGATCGATTGCGTCATCTTCTTAAGGGATCCCCTAACAGCCATGCCCCATGAACCCGATGTGAATGCCCTGATTCGTCTCTGTGATGTCTATAATGTTCCCTTAGCCACCAATATTGGTAGTGCAGAAGTCCTAGTCCGCGGGCTTGGTGCGGGTTTAATTAATTGGCGAGCGAACTACGCCGATGGGGAAGTTAACCGCGATATCCGCGAAAACCTCAGTCACGGCAGCGTCAACCGCCCACTTAAAGAAGATTAA
- the trxA gene encoding thioredoxin yields the protein MVQTLTDQNFVEETSEGVVLIDFWATWCGPCRMQSPIVDQLDEEMGDQVKFAKMDVDENPETPREFGIMSIPTLIVKKDGQVVEQLVGYTPKEKLESILENHLD from the coding sequence ATGGTACAAACATTAACTGATCAAAATTTTGTAGAAGAAACTAGTGAAGGCGTCGTTTTAATCGACTTCTGGGCAACTTGGTGTGGTCCTTGTCGGATGCAATCTCCAATTGTTGACCAACTTGATGAAGAAATGGGCGACCAAGTAAAATTTGCTAAGATGGATGTGGATGAAAATCCTGAAACCCCACGTGAATTTGGTATTATGTCTATCCCAACCTTAATCGTTAAAAAAGACGGCCAAGTCGTTGAACAACTGGTTGGTTACACACCAAAAGAAAAATTGGAAAGTATCCTTGAAAACCATTTAGACTAA